One genomic region from Cyanobium usitatum str. Tous encodes:
- the moaC gene encoding cyclic pyranopterin monophosphate synthase MoaC, with amino-acid sequence MASQLSHLNAAGEVHMVEVGDRPATARQATAEGFISMEAATLALVLEGRAPKGDVLAVARVAAIQAAKRTWELIPLCHPISLSGVSVQLEPAADGTGLRLLATARTTGPTGVEMEALTAVQVGLLTLYDMLKSADPAMTIGPVRLLAKSGGRGGEWQRHG; translated from the coding sequence ATGGCATCCCAGTTGAGCCACCTCAATGCCGCCGGCGAGGTGCACATGGTGGAGGTGGGCGATCGGCCCGCCACCGCCCGCCAGGCCACCGCTGAGGGGTTCATCAGCATGGAGGCGGCCACCCTGGCCCTGGTGCTGGAGGGCCGAGCCCCCAAGGGGGATGTGCTGGCGGTGGCGCGGGTGGCGGCGATTCAGGCCGCCAAGCGCACCTGGGAACTGATTCCGCTCTGCCACCCGATCTCCCTCAGCGGCGTGAGTGTGCAGCTCGAGCCCGCCGCCGATGGCACTGGCCTGCGGCTGCTCGCCACCGCCCGCACCACCGGTCCCACCGGGGTGGAGATGGAGGCGCTCACGGCCGTGCAGGTGGGCTTGCTCACCCTCTACGACATGCTCAAGAGCGCCGATCCGGCCATGACTATCGGTCCGGTGCGGCTGCTGGCTAAGAGTGGCGGCCGCGGTGGGGAGTGGCAACGGCATGGCTGA
- a CDS encoding molybdopterin molybdotransferase MoeA, whose translation MAEPFGPEGLPLELARERILEALQPLGLVEQLPLAACLGRITAEPVLAAAAVPGFRASIMDGYAIAGSEQPLVGARWRLRGTSAAGAPYGAALAAGEAVRILTGAVVPQGSGRVLPQELVGVEGDQLELLKPCGVPVWIRGPEEEAAAGQELVAAGQRLGVAELGRLASCGVCQLTLTQRPRLGLLISGDELLPPGRQRAPGQIWESNSVLLAALLEQLGYGVTQQRVVADQPEPLRQALRELAAGCDVVVSTGGVSAGDSDWIRQLVAELGEVSFWKLFLKPGRPFAWGQVAGVPFFGLPGNPVAAAITALQLLWPALQRLEGGAIQVLPRLLVRLEQELRRGAGRPELARARLVVAADGALLARVEGSQASSRIGSLQGADLLLEIPAELGNLEAGTQLWAQLLRLPIF comes from the coding sequence ATGGCTGAACCCTTCGGCCCGGAGGGCCTGCCGCTGGAGCTGGCCCGCGAGCGGATCCTGGAGGCGCTGCAGCCCCTGGGGCTGGTGGAACAGCTGCCCTTGGCGGCTTGTCTGGGCCGTATCACCGCTGAACCCGTGCTGGCGGCGGCAGCCGTGCCTGGTTTCCGGGCTTCGATCATGGATGGCTACGCCATCGCCGGATCCGAGCAGCCGCTGGTGGGTGCCCGCTGGCGTCTGCGGGGCACTTCGGCCGCCGGGGCCCCCTATGGCGCGGCTTTGGCAGCGGGGGAGGCGGTGCGGATCCTCACCGGCGCCGTGGTGCCCCAGGGCAGTGGCCGGGTGCTGCCCCAGGAGCTGGTGGGGGTGGAGGGGGATCAGCTGGAGCTGCTCAAGCCTTGTGGTGTTCCCGTTTGGATCCGCGGGCCCGAAGAGGAGGCGGCTGCGGGGCAGGAGCTGGTGGCGGCGGGCCAGCGGCTGGGGGTGGCGGAGCTGGGACGACTGGCCAGTTGCGGGGTGTGCCAGTTGACGCTGACCCAGCGGCCGCGGCTGGGTTTGTTGATCAGTGGTGATGAGTTGTTGCCGCCAGGGAGGCAGCGGGCCCCGGGCCAGATCTGGGAGAGCAATTCGGTCTTGCTGGCCGCTTTGCTGGAGCAGCTGGGTTATGGGGTAACGCAGCAGCGGGTGGTGGCCGATCAGCCCGAGCCCCTGCGCCAGGCCCTACGGGAGCTGGCGGCCGGCTGCGATGTGGTGGTGAGCACCGGCGGCGTCTCCGCCGGCGACAGCGATTGGATCCGCCAATTGGTGGCGGAGCTGGGGGAGGTGAGCTTTTGGAAGCTGTTCCTTAAGCCGGGCCGGCCCTTTGCCTGGGGCCAGGTGGCTGGGGTGCCCTTTTTCGGGTTGCCGGGCAATCCGGTGGCGGCGGCGATCACGGCCCTGCAGTTGCTCTGGCCGGCGCTGCAGCGGCTTGAGGGTGGCGCTATCCAGGTGCTCCCCCGTCTGCTGGTGCGGCTGGAGCAGGAGCTGCGGCGTGGCGCTGGGCGACCGGAGCTGGCCCGCGCCCGGCTGGTGGTGGCGGCCGATGGGGCTTTGCTGGCCAGGGTGGAGGGCTCCCAGGCCTCCTCCCGCATCGGCTCGCTGCAGGGGGCCGATCTGCTGCTGGAGATCCCGGCGGAGCTGGGCAATCTTGAGGCGGGAACGCAGCTATGGGCCCAGCTGCTGCGGTTGCCGATCTTCTGA
- a CDS encoding molybdenum cofactor biosynthesis protein MoaE — protein sequence MNWPSCRRSVVANAMVAIQLEAEPFEPLHALAEWHQLLAAELGMLPAAESHFVGRVRPSDANDAPLTALELEHYPGMSEACIASLAAAAAGRHGATAVLVRHRIGLVLPGEAIVLVAVTADRRGPAQRCCQELLEALKHEAPFWKREWHADGSSAWITGNTPL from the coding sequence ATGAACTGGCCTTCCTGCCGCCGATCAGTGGTGGCTAACGCGATGGTGGCAATCCAGCTGGAAGCGGAGCCGTTTGAGCCGCTGCATGCCCTGGCCGAGTGGCATCAATTGCTGGCTGCAGAGCTGGGAATGCTGCCTGCGGCCGAGAGTCATTTCGTGGGCCGAGTGCGCCCCAGCGACGCCAACGACGCACCCCTCACAGCTCTGGAGCTGGAGCACTACCCGGGCATGAGCGAGGCCTGCATCGCCTCCCTGGCAGCTGCCGCCGCCGGCCGGCACGGGGCGACTGCAGTGCTGGTGAGACACCGGATCGGCTTGGTGTTGCCGGGAGAGGCAATCGTGCTGGTGGCGGTAACTGCCGATCGCCGCGGCCCGGCCCAGCGCTGCTGCCAGGAGCTGCTGGAGGCCCTCAAGCACGAAGCCCCCTTCTGGAAACGGGAGTGGCACGCCGATGGCAGCAGCGCCTGGATCACGGGCAATACGCCTCTATAA
- a CDS encoding MoaD/ThiS family protein: MAVSADPASQVRVRLFAGLREAMGWSEQLVELAPAAGTTPEQLWRQLGLQPAHPPAGVRVAINQQFAAWDSSLAAGDELAFLPPISGG, translated from the coding sequence ATGGCCGTCTCCGCTGATCCGGCATCGCAAGTGCGGGTGCGCCTTTTCGCCGGCTTGCGAGAAGCGATGGGCTGGAGCGAGCAACTGGTCGAGCTAGCCCCAGCAGCTGGCACCACACCTGAACAGCTTTGGCGGCAGCTGGGTCTGCAGCCCGCCCATCCCCCGGCCGGCGTGAGGGTGGCAATCAACCAGCAGTTCGCCGCCTGGGACTCAAGCCTGGCCGCTGGCGATGAACTGGCCTTCCTGCCGCCGATCAGTGGTGGCTAA
- the moaB gene encoding molybdenum cofactor biosynthesis protein B — protein sequence MSLAIALLTVSDTRALEDDSSGDALQQRLEAAGHRLVGRLLVPDDRYQIRAAISGWIADPAVQIVISSGGTGLTGRDGTPEAVAPLLDKTIDGFGELFRVLSFETIGTSSLQSRALAGVANGTVIFVLPGSLDAVQTAWDRLISAQLNADTRPCNLVQLLPRLREV from the coding sequence GTGAGCCTCGCCATCGCCCTGCTCACGGTGTCGGACACGCGCGCCCTGGAAGATGACAGCAGCGGTGATGCTCTGCAGCAGCGCCTTGAGGCTGCCGGCCACCGGCTGGTGGGGCGCCTGCTGGTGCCAGACGACCGCTACCAGATCCGTGCCGCCATCAGTGGCTGGATTGCTGATCCTGCTGTGCAGATTGTGATCAGCTCTGGCGGCACCGGGCTCACCGGCCGCGACGGCACGCCGGAGGCGGTGGCGCCCCTGCTCGACAAGACGATCGATGGCTTCGGAGAGTTGTTTCGGGTGCTCTCCTTTGAAACGATCGGCACCAGCAGCTTGCAGAGCCGAGCTCTGGCGGGGGTGGCTAATGGCACCGTGATTTTTGTGCTGCCGGGCTCCCTCGATGCGGTGCAAACAGCTTGGGACCGGCTCATTTCTGCTCAGCTCAATGCAGACACCCGCCCTTGCAATCTGGTGCAGCTGCTGCCGCGGTTGAGGGAGGTTTGA